A region from the Aegilops tauschii subsp. strangulata cultivar AL8/78 chromosome 5, Aet v6.0, whole genome shotgun sequence genome encodes:
- the LOC109732839 gene encoding casein kinase 1-like protein HD16 gives MSEAATVLPSMRDPGDGPEPPGTVPARPDLDLNKSAGDDEGGGGAADRSRRGGESAADGTSQSAHGDAAMTRLPGRIGNAAPRGRRGGAAQGRGMRFRATGDAHTDQEQPRGDLPEGVAGRQATGAGDHGLNKEPANLGIDRGAADRFASEAMITPQAERAVNCSAIDRSESPASQPRGNDPPEIIAKDEATAMLPVPERVEVGNSPIYITGRKLGKGSSGKVYVGRRLGMPSGGYKGRNAIEVALKFVHRRSREGSCDPPYEWQVYQALNGCYGIPSIHYKGCQGDYYILVMDLLGPSLWDVWHSAGQEMSVLKVACIAIDAISILEKIHSKGFIHGDVKPENFLLGQPGSAQEKKLFLINFGLASNWKWKRGSSSMHVQYDQRPDIFRGTISYASVHAHLGRTGSRRGDLESLAYTLIFLLRGSLPWQGYQGDNNSFLVCKKKMEISPEVLCSFCPAPFKHFLELVTTMKFDEEPNYQKLVSLFDDLIVGPASRPIRIAGDLEVGHKRGRIAANLEEDEQPMEKVRLGSPATQWISIYSARQNMKQRYHYNIADSRLPHHIQNGYEDGVFISCIASSKNVWALIMDAGTGFSSQVFDLSQNFLQKDWIMEQWEKNFYITAIAGATNGSSLVVMSKGTPYTQQSYKVSESFPYKWINKKWKEGFHVTCMGTAGNRWGVVTSRNTDYSYQVVEIDFVYPSEGIHQQYGAGYRITSCAATPDQAAFIMSITKESRTIPVDETFLTSDFPSKATKEQWAKDLYITSICHGRTAC, from the exons ATGTCCGAGGCGGCCACCGTCCTTCCGTCCATGCGCGACCCCGGCGACGGCCCCGAGCCGCCTGGCACGGTTCCCGCCCGGCCCGACCTTGATTTGAACAAGTCAGCTGGCgacgacgagggcggcggcggggctgccGATCGCTCGAGACGGGGCGGTGAAAGCGCCGCCGACGGAACTTCACAGTCTGCACATGGCGATGCCGCCATGACGCGGCTGCCTGGAAGG ATTGGCAATGCGGCTCCACGGGGGAGACGTGGTGGCGCTGCCCAAGGAAGAGGAATGAGGTTCAGGGCTACTGGTGATGCGCATACCGATCAGGAGCAGCCTCGCGGGGACCTCCCTGAAGGCGTCGCTGGACGACAGGCTACCGGTGCAGGTGACCACGGTCTGAACAAGGAACCTGCAAATTTGGGAATAGATCGCGGAGCGGCCGATAGATTTGCGAGTGAAGCCATGATAACGCCACAGGCTGAGAGG GCTGTGAATTGTTCTGCCATTGACCGAAGTGAAAGCCCAGCTTCGCAGCCTAGAGGAAATGATCCCCCAGAAATTATCGCCAAAGACGAAGCCACGGCAATGCTGCCAGTGCCAGAGAGG GTTGAAGTAGGTAACTCCCCAATATATATAACTGGTAGGAAGTTGGGTAAAGGTAGCTCTGGCAAGGTCTATGTTGGCAGACGATTAGGTATGCCCAGTGGAGGGTACAAGGGTCGGAATGCAATTGAG GTTGCACTGAAATTTGTGCATCGGAGAAGCAGGGAAGGTAGCTGTGACCCCCCATATGAGTGGCAAGTTTATCA GGCTCTCAATGGTTGTTATGGCATACCGTCGATACACTACAAGGGTTGCCAAGGAGACTACTACATTCTT GTAATGGATCTGCTTGGTCCTAGCCTCTGGGATGTTTGGCATTCAGCAGGACAGGA GATGTCAGTTCTAAAGGTTGCTTGTATTGCCATCGACGCCATATCAATTCTTGAGAAGATTCACTCCAAAGG CTTTATACATGGTGATGTAAAACCTGAAAACTTTTTGCTTGGTCAGCCTGGATCCGCTCAAGAAAAGAAGCTTTTTCTCATTAATTTTGGTTTAG CATCTAACTGGAAATGGAAAAGAGGATCATCCAGTATGCATGTTCAGTATGATCAGAGGCCAGACATATTTAG GGGAACAATTAGCTATGCTAGCGTCCATGCCCATTTAGGTCGTACGGGCAGTAGGAGGGGTGATTTGGAGTCACTGGCATACACCCTTATATTTTTATTACGAGGAAGCTTGCCATGGCAAGGCTATCAG GGAGATAACAATAGCTTTCTTGTTTGTAAGAAGAAAATGGAGATTTCACCAGAGGTGCTGTGTAGCTTCTGTCCAGCCCCATTCAAACATTTTCTTGAGTTGGTTACTACTATGAAATTTGATGAAGAGCCAAACTACCAAAAACTTGTTTCTCTCTTTGATGATTTGATTGTCGGACCTGCTTCAAGACCCATCAGGATCGCTGGAGATCTAGAG GTTGGACATAAACGTGGAAGAATTGCTGCAAATCTTGAAGAAGATGAACAGCCTATGGAAAAAGTTCGGTTGGGGAGCCCTGCAACTCAATGGATTTCGATTTATAGTGCTAGGCAGAACATGAAGCAGCG ATACCACTATAATATAGCTGATTCAAGGCTGCCTCATCACATACAAAATGGTTATGAAGATGGCGTGTTCATTAGTTGTATAGCTTCTTCAAAAAATGTGTGGGCTCTTATCATGGATGCTGGGACCGGCTTTTCTTCTCAAGTTTTCGATCTTTCACAAAATTTCCTACAGAAG GATTGGATTATGGAGCAGTGGGAGAAGAACTTCTACATAACTGCAATAGCTGGAGCAACCAATGGAAGCTCATTGGTTGTGATGTCCAAAG GGACTCCGTACACACAGCAGTCATACAAAGTCAGTGAATCTTTTCCTTATAAGTGGATTAATAAAAAGTGGAAAGAAGGATTTCATGTAACATGTATGGGTACTGCTGGGAACCGTTGGGGTGTTGTCACGTCGAGGAACACAGACTACTCCTACCAG GTTGTTGAGATAGATTTTGTGTATCCAAGTGAAGGGATCCATCAGCAATACGGCGCCGGTTACAGAATAACCTCATGTGCAGCCACGCCCGACCAAGCCGCTTTTATCATGAGCATAACCAAGGAGTCCAGGACGATACCAGTGGACGAAACTTTTCTAACTTCTGATTTCCCCAGCAAGGCTACAAAG GAACAATGGGCGAAGGACCTATACATCACCTCGATCTGCCATGGGCGAACTGCGTGTTGA
- the LOC109732835 gene encoding uncharacterized protein — translation MDWANLGDGPAGMIAELALASDVADYVRFRAVCQPWRRCSPDPRAGGLDGRFLPRQWIMLDKSFAGPRRHRFLNVSTGECIRMDLPELAGHTLLALTPEGLLLLLHEPSLVVRLLNPLTHQLTDLPPMTALLTPEQHRSWSCGFEMGKLISVSGVGLVAEASTVAVSFFNQGFVVAKPDDVSWTVVGNGSMSSCMPFAGRFYCANYRGVMLLTTSSDQQPPRLHMVVDRSKSCDLFQMMRTHHQLVDNGGELMLVLRTPLYQYSGYERRYDVYRVDLEAGVLVPIKGFNGRAVFMGIGRAISVSAETPFSSVAADTIYLGHDCDGHIQGYNIADGSTCSLELDELVCPPSVVDCLRVCIQGVGRWLA, via the coding sequence ATGGACTGGGCGAACCTCGGGGACGGGCCGGCCGGCATGATCGCCGAGCTTGCCCTCGCCAGCGATGTGGCCGACTATGTTCGCTTCCGCGCCGTGTGCCAACCATGGCGGCGGTGCTCGCCAGACCCGCGCGCCGGCGGCCTGGACGGTCGCTTCCTCCCCCGCCAGTGGATCATGCTCGACAAATCCTTTGCCGGGCCACGCCGCCATCGTTTCCTCAACGTGTCTACCGGCGAGTGCATCCGGATGGACCTCCCGGAGCTTGCCGGGCACACGTTGCTCGCGCTCACCCCCGAGGGcctcctgctgctgctccacGAGCCCAGCCTGGTCGTCCGCCTGCTTAACCCTCTCACACACCAGCTCACCGATCTCCCCCCGATGACCGCGCTCCTGACACCAGAGCAGCATCGATCTTGGAGCTGTGGCTTTGAGATGGGAAAATTAATCAGTGTGTCTGGCGTGGGCCTTGTTGCCGAAGCCTCCACGGTGGCAGTCAGTTTCTTTAATCAGGGGTTTGTCGTCGCTAAACCCGACGATGTGAGTTGGACCGTGGTCGGCAATGGATCCATGAGTTCGTGTATGCCTTTTGCCGGACGCTTCTACTGCGCCAACTACAGGGGCGTCATGCTGCTGACGACCAGCTCGGATCAGCAGCCGCCACGGCTTCATATGGTCGTTGACCGGAGCAAGTCGTGTGATCTCTTCCAAATGATGCGCACCCACCACCAGCTGGTGGACAATGGTGGGGAGTTGATGCTGGTGCTCCGGACCCCCCTATACCAGTACAGCGGCTAtgaaaggaggtatgatgtttaCAGGGTGGATTTGGAAGCTGGGGTCCTGGTCCCGATCAAGGGCTTCAACGGGCGTGCCGTGTTCATGGGGATCGGTCGCGCGATTTCCGTATCAGCCGAGACCCCCTTTTCATCTGTTGCTGCTGATACAATCTACCTGGGACACGATTGTGATGGTCACATTCAGGGGTACAATATTGCGGATGGAAGCACATGTAGTCTCGAACTTGATGAGTTGGTATGTCCGCCTAGTGTTGTGGATTGTCTTCGCGTCTGCATCCAGGGGGTCGGCAGATGGCTTGCTTGA